The following proteins are co-located in the Thermococcus celericrescens genome:
- a CDS encoding CheF family chemotaxis protein, translating into MAVTETRVKATIISSWKGSGRATWRDAIGGIHNDRLILRYLKMGEVVGEDNFPFSSLTDIGVNVPDNYKLNPEREHFGMKFYLPGRGELTLILTIGDNLLIYDENKFREFIHTLFETLINGKAVKVQLARMKGGAINMESSWQDGSLRIVSVKSAKRGKTERNIVILDQDRRPIPVFSDVEDMDIEQVDLNGKKIEAWKVKHFYINETVTSYLHIPEKKTRLFVLRYLLKYIPSYFEFILKVSKEFPTLQAEFKEVMEKELKELESLDETEKQILMALYSGLNPLEVHQFLGLSEREIEEIYDRMIDKGLLKIVMIRKVVDLTRDGRKIVNKLIEYGLVAM; encoded by the coding sequence ATGGCAGTGACGGAAACAAGGGTCAAAGCAACCATAATCTCATCATGGAAGGGATCCGGAAGGGCAACCTGGAGGGACGCGATAGGTGGGATACACAACGACAGGCTTATCCTCAGGTACCTCAAGATGGGAGAGGTCGTTGGAGAGGACAATTTCCCGTTTTCATCACTCACCGACATTGGCGTGAACGTCCCGGATAATTACAAGCTCAACCCCGAGAGGGAGCACTTCGGGATGAAGTTCTACCTGCCGGGCAGGGGAGAGCTCACCCTGATCCTCACGATAGGGGACAACCTCCTTATATACGATGAGAACAAATTCCGTGAATTCATCCACACACTCTTCGAGACGCTCATAAACGGAAAGGCTGTGAAGGTGCAACTGGCCAGGATGAAGGGTGGAGCGATAAACATGGAGTCCTCATGGCAGGATGGTTCCCTGCGGATAGTTTCAGTAAAGTCAGCCAAGAGGGGCAAAACCGAGCGCAACATTGTCATCCTTGACCAGGACAGGAGGCCAATACCGGTGTTCTCCGACGTCGAAGACATGGACATAGAGCAGGTCGACCTGAACGGGAAGAAAATCGAAGCGTGGAAGGTGAAGCATTTCTACATCAACGAGACCGTTACCTCGTATCTGCACATACCCGAGAAGAAAACCCGCCTGTTCGTACTGCGCTACCTGCTCAAGTACATCCCGAGCTATTTCGAGTTCATACTCAAGGTCTCAAAGGAGTTCCCAACGCTCCAGGCGGAATTCAAGGAGGTCATGGAGAAGGAGTTGAAGGAGCTGGAGAGCCTCGACGAGACCGAAAAGCAGATACTCATGGCGCTGTACTCGGGACTCAACCCCCTTGAGGTCCACCAGTTCCTCGGGTTAAGCGAGAGGGAGATAGAGGAGATATACGACAGGATGATAGACAAGGGGCTTCTAAAAATCGTTATGATAAGAAAGGTTGTGGACCTGACCAGGGACGGCAGAAAGATAGTCAACAAGCTCATAGAATACGGACTCGTGGCCATGTAA